The stretch of DNA GTGGCGATGAGTTTGTGTTCCATGAGCCTGGTCGGTCTTATAAAGGAATACAGCGATTTTGATCAGAAACATGGGATCGGGGATAGATTTCGACTCGACTCACACCATGACGCCACGAATTCTTATGTTCTTAGCCGTACAAGCCTATTAGATCTTCTAAAGCGGTCAGTGGTCGCTACAAGCCGTTCGCCTGCCTAAGcctctcgagctcggcgcggaacACACGTAGTTCCTCCGCGACCTTATTAGCCACTGAGGGTGCCCGCTGCACCTCCTCTGCCTTGACGACGCTGTCGAGATACGAGAAGAAGCGGTAGGTGGCGTACCCCGTAATGAACGCAGCCGTGAGGAACAAGTAGAGCGCGGCGTACATCCAGAGGTTCTTGGCTaggaaggagagggcgctcgagatcgggcggaggagggcggcgagggcacTAATCGGGAGAAGGGCTATGACGATTGCGATTGCCAGCGATACTCCGCGCCAACTGGAGAACGCGCCTGGAACTCCAAGGCCATACAGACTGGCGATGTAGATCCAGACACGGAGGGTGACGGCTGTGCGAGCGGTACTGCGGATGAGGTAGGCGCGCCGAAGCACGCGGTCGGACGGGtaggcgaggagggtgagccAGAAATCAGCGACACTGTTACCGAGCTCCAGGGCCGTGTATAGGACCCGGCGGATGAAGGCGTAGGCAAGCACCGtcgggaggaggatgagaacGATGAGGAGACCCGTCCACCAGCCGTCAGCAAGGTATGGCTAGAACACACGGGAGCTTCTCTGCCGCATCAATGACGAAGTTGATCACACCCGTGGCTGTCGAGGGGTTATGAGCCCCGCTCGTCGGCTTGGGCTCACGACGTAAGAGCTGGAGGTCTTCGGCTTGGGGGCGGCCGTTGGGGTTTTTAGGGTCGATAGGTTCCTCGAGGTGAGTATGGAGCGGAGTCTTGATCGTGGTGGCTAGCGAGCGGGCAGCCAGCCAGTCTTGGAGTTGGGTTGAGACGCTGCCATGCCGTCGCGACATGCTTGACCAGGTACTGGAGCTGTCGATGGACTTGGGTGAGGAATTGGAATCGCTTACCATTCTAGATgggtgagtgtgagtgtgagggtgagggtgagtgtgAGAAAATAAGAGAGGTAATAAAAGTGAATCGTTagtggacgacgaggtcgaccgACCACCTTCAGCTGTAGTCCGCGGGATGAGAATATGCGCCCTGTGTGTGGTGACGCACATATTCTACATGTGTCCGAGGCTGTGGGAGGCATGAGATGGGTGCCGTGCAAAAGTAATCTACTGCACAGATCGGCTGTATTCCGTCTGCTTGAGAGCCTGGACTTGAGCCCACAGTTCCGCCAGTTCCGCAAGAATCTGTTTGTGGAGGGGAAGTGGACCGTACATCTGCCTatcgtcctcctcaacaccgTCAAGGTAAGTGATGAGGTAGGATACGCCCACTTCAGTGCCAATGATGCACATCGTGAAGGGGAATACGCCGCGTTCGTGCCCAATGGTTGGCGATATGGGAGCAGGCGCGAATCGGGGCACCGAGGATGGCGACAAGGACGTTGatcgggaggagggcgatgaCGGCTGCGCCGACCAGCCAGATCCCGCCCCATTCCAATACCTGATGACGTATAGCCAGAGCCCGAGTACGACTGCAGTTCGAGCGACTGTGCGGACAGCGTGCGCCCGCGAGTGGCGGGGTACCTCGCCGTGGTCGAACACGTCGACAAAGCCAAGTTTGCGCGGGTGCTGACAAACCTGTGGCAGGACGACCCCGTCCAACCCGTCAGTGAGCACCTGCTGCTCCCATTgccggcgggcggcggacGCAAGAAGCTTGAACTCCGGATGTGTCCGAATGGCGAGGCGGTTTATCGATGGCACGGTTGATACATACAACCTCTCATGAGAACAGGTTGGCCCACTTTACCGCAGCCGCGGCCAGCTCTGCGACCTTGGCGACCGAGCACGCGTCCACAGCATTCTGCAAGGACGTCGCAACCGAGCGATTCTGCAgcgtctcgaggtcgcccCGCAACTGCCGTACCTGAGCATGGACCTCGCTCATTGCCTTGGCATGACTCTGACTCTGAGCAACGAGTTCGCGCCTCAGATCGGCGAGGTGCATCTGCACCGTAGCCTGTACGTCGGCGTGCAACTCGTATCGGAGGACGGTAGGGTCGAACTGGCGGACTGGGGGAAAGGGTGAGACGAATGGGTTGGGTGATGTGTTttggggtggtggtgtggCCGACTGCCAGAGGAGGGCGAAGGTCAGAACAGCGATTGCTGCTAGAAGAGGGACTGTGATATCTCTCTGCTGTGACGGCAGGGAGCGGGAGACAAAGTTGATCCCTCGCCGGACGAGGTAGGATGCCAGTAGGCCGTATAGCGGGACTGCCAGGACGAAAGGGATAGCCCCGACCgccgagaggaggagataGGAGAAGCGTTGGTCTGCGAGTGAACGCGTATGGTCAAAGTACCATTTCGCAATGCGGAGGCCCAGGGTTGTTGTCGCCGTGTGGTAGGCTAtgcggaagaggagctTTGTTGCGGATACCAGGTGTtgttggaggaaggcgtcCGCTGCTGCGTCAAAGTAGTCTGATGGATCTTCGGAGGCGTGTCCGTTGTGGTGCTCGTTCAGTTCCTCGTCAGGCTTCTCGTTCTGCGATATCCGCGTCGTAGTGACCGAGGGCATGGCGGTTCATTGATCGTCGTTGGGATTGAGACAAGAGGAATGGTGGATAGGGTGGGTGAGATGCGGGAGGGAAGATGGCGTGTAAGGATGGcgtggaggagctcgcgcgaGAAACGCTCCTTGCGAATGGAAGTGCGGAGACGCTGCGAAGGCGTCGAGAGTGGTAGAGTAATGAGAGTGATGGAAGTGATGGGAGTGATGAGTAGTTCACAGAGGTTAGTTTGAGACATTTTGGCGGTATCCGGTGACCGACGTCATTCCCGGTAGACTGCTGGGTGGCGATTATtcagcctcgtcgccgccgccgcacgtTTCAGCCACACCGAACGGCTTGAGCGCGGTTGCGGCTTTCCAACCTCAAGTGTTATTTCGGCCTAAGCTCTGTCGGCTGGCGTCGATGTACATTTAGAGAGAGTGAGGAAACAGCGGAAAGACGTGTGGCGTTCTTGGAGTGGGGCAGTGACGGAAGAGTGGGGCAGTATCTCCCAGAATGCAACGGGTCTAGAACTGAGAGAACAAATGAATGCCCCAGCCACGGCCGTCGGCGGTTGGAAGATGCAGGTGACGGAGCGTCAAACGGAACACGCACGTTCACGTCCGGCCCATATCTTATCGTGGCAGTTGGCATCAGGAAGAGGCGATAGAGAAACAGAAACAGAAACAGAAACAGAAACAGAAGCAGAAACAGAAAGCAGTGCTGGGTGGCAATTCGACATGGCGCCCAATTTGGCTTTGTCTTGACTTCGCATCATCGCATCATCGCATTCTCTCTTCACCTCCATCCgtctcgccatcctcatGCCGTTCCGTGACGTTTTCCGGCCACGCCGCACCTCGAACACCTCCCCCgccgcgacctcctccaccccggCGTACGCCCGCGTGCACCGCCCCACAccagcccctcctcccgcaTACGGCGACCCGCCTCCTTACGCGCGCAGCGAACTTGGTTCAAAGCACGAGCCGCAACAGTCGGACTTTGCGGCCGGACTCGTATCCGGCGTCATAGGGACGCTCGTGTTACTCTGGCTCCTTGGCTGGTTGGGACGGGAGGGCGAGTGTGCTGCCCTCAAGGCGGGATTGGGTGAGATATATACCCGGTTGGGTGAGGTGCGGGGTACTCTAGCACACGAGTTGGGGCAGGCGCAGGAGGTCGTGGGAGATGTCTTGAGGCGGGATGCGCTTAAATAGGATTCGTGAGTGCTATGAAGTAGAGGGCTGTACGACATGTATGTTGCTGTACTTGTGCTCCATGGTTCAGAGGATCGATGAGCTTGTCGGCAGTCGATTCGCGATTCGGACCCTCCCGTAACTCTTACCTATTTATCGTTGTTGAGTTCCCCCGCATTCCGGGGATACGCACTCGGTTGGTGGGAACGCTTGCGAGGTGGGTCCTCAGACTCTGGCTCCTCAACAGTTGCAACGTCTCTTGGGGCCGCCCCGGCGTCGGTTGAAAATAGGTGGCTTCCGTGACACAACTTTAGCTATGCTGTTCCGTGGGCCCTTGCCGCGTCTACGAGATGCATGACCATACTAAAACCATCCCTTCTCATGCGCCTGTGCGTCCCGGAGCGCCACATATGCAATCTCGCGGCGAAGCGTCGCAgtctcggcgccgaggttgcGCACGACAACGACCAAGTACGCAACTACCCCAAGTAGGACGACCAACACGAGCACGAGTCCGCGTGCCACTCccgcgtcctccttctcctgggtgggtgggagggggtgaAGAAGCCAACGCCCAACACAATCCGTGGCCTCCAACACCATGTTCGAGAGCAAAAGCCCAATCATGGGAGACAGGATCATCCCCCCAATACCCGCCAGGAGGAGAGGCACGAACCGATAATCGCCTGCCTGGACAAAGGGAAATGTCCAGGCGACGACCGTGAAGAATGAGCCGAGGGACGCGAAGGCGAGGATAAAGAATGGGAACCACGCTGATGTTGCGATACCGGAGAGGGCCATGTCGttggccgaggcggtgTGCGAAGAGTCCGAAGAGTGAGAatgggagggggaagggtCGCGGCGGTGAGATTTCTTGGTGCGCGGCATCGTGGTTTGACGCGTTGGGAGCCAGAGaaaggagagaggagggtCGAGTGGACACGCGAGCGGATGCGAGGCCAAGTGGACGAGGGCGCGAGGACGGACCGGACGAGGGTTGAACGGCTGGAACAACGGGTCGCGTGCGGTGGAGGTTCGAAATGGCCGGGGTCCTCAGTCGCTCGCTTGGTGGGCTCTGGCTGGCTCGCTTTGATCGACTTTGTCAAAGAGGACAAGGCTCTCTGAGATCTTTTAACGCGTCCTGGACTgacgcgtcgacgtgaGTTTGAACTGGAACAATGGGACGATGGTGTGAGACGATTGAGACGAGGACAATAACGTCGGCGTGGATTGACGCCATGGGCCGAGGCGTCCAGGGTCGTTCATCTTCCATCGGGCCCGATGCAGACGCTCACTCTGGATCCAACATGGGGCTTTGGCACAGCCGCTACAATCCAAGAAACATCATATCATCACACGAAAGCACACCACACACCACACCCGGTGCAGATATGCATGCTACACGGCCCTTTGCTACACGGCCATAGGCCTTTTTACGCTTAGTGGTGCGCGGGGGCGGACGACTTGTAGCCGATGAGGTTGCGGCGGCCGATGatctcgccgaccttgtAGATGCCGTacgcctcgacgccctgGTGTTAGTAAGAGTGCGGAGATGGGGGGTTGGAGATGGGGTCGGGTACTGGCTGGCGAGTGGCGAGTGCGATGCTGCATCGTGGAGTAATCTTCGGCGAGGCAGGAAGGGCACTACCTCGAGGTCTCTCGGTCTGATAGCTCCGCTCGCACAGCAGCTACCCTACGCCAGGCAACTATGTTtcgcctcgacgccaccGCCAGGCGGGACTGAACAAGAACGCGAGCATGGAATGTCGATCGTCTCGAGACGCGAAACTCAGACATCCCTCTCTCGGCCACCTTAGACCCGCACCACCCCAAGAAATCAAAAGCAAAAGCAAAAAGCAGGAGCAAAACTCACAGCAACGGCAATCTTGGCAGCCTGGCCGTTGGACATGGCCTTCTGCCAGAacgcgggcgaggcggcggcggagaagaTCTGTGAgtacgccgacgcccaCTGGTTGAGGCTGGTGGGAGGGGCGAGCTTCTCAGCCTGGTACACCTGGCGGCAGAGCGAGGTGAAGACGTTCCAGTTGTAGGTGAGGGGCTTCTTGTACGCTGGTGTCAGGTGTGTTCGGATTGGGACAGGAGCTGGTAGGGAGCAGTGTTGGTATCGTTGGGAGTGGGGGGGCGGAGACGGGTTGGATGCGGATGAGGAACGGGGATTCGGTGAGTGGTCGGTTGTATTGCGGTCACCCGAGTGGGGTGCCCCATCGCACGAGCGAGTCGAGCCACCGCACCCGTGAGCGCACTGGAACGGCAGGGCGTGTGCGGCGATGCTGGATATCACGGGGGCTTGTCATGGCCAGATCACACTCGGCGAGCGTTATCGGACACTGGAGAATCGCCCGGATCGTCGCTCACACAAACACACCAAGGTTATGCACggagctcgcgcaggacccgcgacctcggcgcaACCCCTCCAGCACATCGAGCATCCTCCCGACATCTCAGCACCCAGTATCACCTCATCACTGTGGGCGCCCACCCCTGCGCTTCATTAACCCCGGCGCTCCCacgtcctcttcctccccttcccctgCCTTGCCTGTGCTTTCCCTCTCTCTTGTCTGCCTGTCAGACTTGACTCACCGCCAAGCATGTTCCCGACCTTGTCGCCAACGGGGCCAGTCACGCGGGACacggccgccgacgcctGGGTAAAAGCGGCATTGGCAGACTCAAcggccttcttgacctGGGGGTTCTCTGCAACGTCCTGGGcagcggccttggccttgtcggcaGCGTTGGACGAgttggcgcggcggccaagcgtACGCACGGAACGGGCGATCTGGGGGCGCATGCTGGGTGGGTGCGGGACGGGACAAGGACAGCGAGCAACGACTTCGGGCCAGTGAGAAGACATGCTCCCCCGGGCGGAGAGCGGGTCGGGGGAGATCGCCCGGCATTAAAACTCGCACGTGGATGTGGCACCTTGCAACAAGAGACCAAGAGACGTGGAGGTCGGCCCGGTTTAGGGGGTGCCTGAATTGAGAGTGGTAACCgcgccttcttcgactTTCCACCTCCATCAactcatctcctcgtcgttcaAAAGACACCCTCGCTCAGATTCACGTTCGCGTTTCGGTCCACGCCCACACTCGTTCTCGCTATGAACCCCGCCAtcaccaacctcgccgtctcGCTCGGCGCCATGCAGAGTGCGtctctcctcgctctcctcgacggtgCTAACTTcagtcgcgcgccgcctcccgaCCGATGACCCCAAGGTCGTGTTCTACCTCCGCTGCATGTATGTTGCGGGCCAGGCGCTGTCGTTTGCGATCTACTACTTCATCACCATGAAGGTTGGTCTAATAGGCGGCGAAGTGGCGGGTTGGTGGGCGTGTTGAGTGCCACCCGATCCCCACCACCAAGTCTACCAAGTCTGCCTGCCAGAGTTGACGCCAGATCCGCTCCAAGAACGACCTCACCGTCGTCAAGTACGTGCAGCCAAAGTCGCCAATGGTAAGTCTCTCCGCAGGAAGCGTGGACGCGTGGTCGCGTGGCGACGCGCGTTTACATGAATATGGCCGCCGGGCATCCTCCCTGGCTCCAGCTGATTTCAGAACCCCGACtccaaggacgagctggttACCACGACTGTGCGCGACtacgacctcgccgagacTGGCAAGGCTATGAAGGGTCTCTTCACCGGCGTGGCCTTCATGCTTTTCCTCCACCTCTACATGGGCTACATTCCTCCTGTGAGTTTGCGCACGCAATCAGATTAAGGCAGTCATTTTGGCGGCCAGTCTGTGCGTTTCCTTAATGTTGGCTGACCTCAGCTCTTTGTCCAGTCCATCACCACGGTCAAGGGCGTGCTTGAGAGCaacgaggccaagctccaCATCTGGGGCAAGCCCGCCGAGGGCCCCCTTGCGCGCCCATTCAAGGCCGCCCCGGGCCTCATGGAGCAGTTCACTGGCGCTGCTTCCGGCCCTCAGACGGACCAGGCAAGCATTCgcgcggccgagaaggccggCGGCAAGACCGACTAACCATCTACTCCTGTATTGTCATGGCCGGCAGGCCGTCGAGATGCATGTGGCCCTTAGACGAGATGgggtgtgggtggcgagtgtTAGGGGGGAGCTGGAGAGTGATTGTGGGTTGTGCTGGTCTGGAGCGTGTACTCGTCTCGTGTGCTTTACAATGCCATACATACACTACTACCCTTGGCGCATCGCCTCGCTCAGTCCAAAGCTCTGTTTTCTCCCAGCCGCCACCATGCGGTCGAGACTCGCACTGCTCCCCTCCCGGCTCGTGTTGCTCGTCGTGCTCATTGCCCGAGTCCGCTGCGTGTAGCTGTACCCTCTCGACAGGGGCGTCCCCGCCCCACTAGCAGGCGGAGAGAGGGCGAGCGTTCCAGGTGAGGGGGAGAATGCTCccggcgagcgcggcgtaGGCTTTGGTGAAGGCGACgcatcgccatcgcgccCCTGACtcgcctccttgagcagGAACTCGACGAATAGATTGGAGAATGACTAATGTCAGTCCGCCTTGCATGTAGCTTACCTCGCTCATGgcatcgtcctcgggcTCCTTGACGCTCGGCCTCCGTGCCTTTCCCTTAGGAGCGCGCTGCAACCCAGCCTTCTCGCGTTCTTCGTCGTCCCAGCTAAGAATCGTACTCAGTAAACTGAGCATCTCGAATCGCTTGCTATCCGCGCGCGCGGTAGTCAGAAAGCTAAGCAGGATATTGGTAACCAGTCGCCGGTCGACATTGTTGTCGCTCTGGTTCTTGCGCAGTCGCCGCAGCGCCTCGGTCAAGTGTTCGTTTGTGACGACCGCATCGTGTCGCAGCTTGGCAATCATGGCTTgcttctccctcccttccttcTCGAGTTGCGCCACGCGCCCGGCGTCATTCGACAGGGCGGAGAGGGACGactcggcgttggcgcaACGTAGTTTGAATTCAGAGAGTTGGACTGTCGCGCGCTTGAGCTGAGAttcgagctcggccgtcGCTTGTCGCAGCTCCGAGTCCTTTGCTGGGGTCAACGTGGCCCACTCCTTGTCTTGCCCTCACCATTCTGGAACTCGCCCAACACTTCTTGGAGGTTATCCGcccgctccttctccccttcggcccgccgcctcgcgtGTTCCGCGTCATCGTGGGCGACCCGCTCCCGCCTCTCGGCTGCCTGCatctcatcctcgagactttcgcggcgctcgcgctcgcgcgcggcctcagcctcccactcctcacgctcggcgcgcaggTGCTCCATATCCCCGCGAAGCTCGCGCATCTCCCGGGTGAGAGAGAGCACGTCGGAACTACTGTTGTCGCTCTGGCTGCGGAGTTGGGCGAGCTGGGAGCTCAGAGACGCAGACTCGGTTGACGCGGATTCGAGTTCGGAGCGCAGCGTAGTGATCGTGTCCTTTAGGGCCGAGCTCTCGTCGGTGAGCGTGTTGATCTGTGCTTCGCGGCGGTCTAGCTCTTCCTGTGTGTCAGCGGGGGTTCAGGTCCAACCACCCCAAccaccccaacctcctcttccgctcatggccgcct from Cutaneotrichosporon cavernicola HIS019 DNA, chromosome: 7b encodes:
- a CDS encoding uncharacterized protein (Mitochondrial ATP synthase g subunit), producing MRPQIARSVRTLGRRANSSNAADKAKAAAQDVAENPQVKKAVESANAAFTQASAAVSRVTGPVGDKVGNMLGAYKKPLTYNWNVFTSLCRQVYQAEKLAPPTSLNQWASAYSQIFSAAASPAFWQKAMSNGQAAKIAVAGVEAYGIYKVGEIIGRRNLIGYKSSAPAHH
- the PHO88 gene encoding uncharacterized protein (Phosphate transport (Pho88)): MNPAITNLAVSLGAMQIARRLPTDDPKVVFYLRCMYVAGQALSFAIYYFITMKIRSKNDLTVVKYVQPKSPMNPDSKDELVTTTVRDYDLAETGKAMKGLFTGVAFMLFLHLYMGYIPPLFVQSITTVKGVLESNEAKLHIWGKPAEGPLARPFKAAPGLMEQFTGAASGPQTDQASIRAAEKAGGKTD
- a CDS encoding uncharacterized protein (GRIP-related Arf-binding domain) gives rise to the protein MSNGSGNGDAGPSSALSPTSPRVSVDMPPFSGDELERVRAEKDHLSHQYRSLLGKLTAMRNTLGEKLKEDAEELDRREAQINTLTDESSALKDTITTLRSELESASTESASLSSQLAQLRSQSDNSSSDVLSLTREMRELRGDMEHLRAEREEWEAEAARERERRESLEDEMQAAERRERVAHDDAEHARRRAEGEKERADNLQEVLGEFQNAKDSELRQATAELESQLKRATVQLSEFKLRCANAESSLSALSNDAGRVAQLEKEGREKQAMIAKLRHDAVVTNEHLTEALRRLRKNQSDNNVDRRLVTNILLSFLTTARADSKRFEMLSLLSTILSWDDEEREKAGLQRAPKGKARRPSVKEPEDDAMSESFSNLFVEFLLKEASQGRDGDASPSPKPTPRSPGAFSPSPGTLALSPPASGAGTPLSRGYSYTQRTRAMSTTSNTSREGSSASLDRMVAAGRKQSFGLSEAMRQG